The window TGTTTTCTGCTTTAATCCTGTTAGTGCATTGAATAAAGTAGTTTTTCCCGCGTTAGTATAACCGACTATAGCAGTAGTTTTTAACTCTGTTTTTCTTATCTGATCCTCTTTTATCTTCTTTATATTATTTAGTTCTTCCTTAATTTTTACTATTCTTCTCTGATAGAGTCTCACTGTTGACTCAATACCATAAACACCTGCTCCTAAAGGACCCTGTTGTTCAGAAACTTTCATCCTTTTATACATGTCTTTTAGAACTGGCAGTTGATGTTTTAATCTTGCAAGCTCAATTTGTAATTTCGCCTCTTTAGAACCTGCATGTAGTGCAAATATCTCTAAAAGTAAGAGAATTTTATCTAGTATTTTTTTGTTTTTTAATTCTCTGATTAAATTAATAAAATGCCTAGACTTAAGCGTTTCGAAAATTATAATCGTATCAACATCGCTGTTGTTTTTCAGTTCAAGAAGCTTAGTTTGAGAGATATAAAAATTGGGATTTGGCTTCTTAGGTAATTTGATAACTTTAAGAACATTATATAACGCTGCTTCAGCTAAAGCTTTAGCCTCATCCTCATATTCCTCAGCGGTAAAAAGTACTGCAAAGTTCACTTCTTCCCCTCTCTAATATTTACGATGTCCCCTAATGTCAGACCTAAATCTTTTTGGGGATTAGATTCCTCTTCCCCTTCTATTGGAACCAACAACTTAATACCTAATATTCTCTCTAACTGTTTAGCCTGTTGGATAGTAGGCTTTAGTTTACCACTTTCAAATCTCTTGATTATATTCTCGGATACTTTCAACGCTTGTGCTAATTG is drawn from Sulfolobus acidocaldarius SUSAZ and contains these coding sequences:
- a CDS encoding GTPase HflX; translated protein: MNFAVLFTAEEYEDEAKALAEAALYNVLKVIKLPKKPNPNFYISQTKLLELKNNSDVDTIIIFETLKSRHFINLIRELKNKKILDKILLLLEIFALHAGSKEAKLQIELARLKHQLPVLKDMYKRMKVSEQQGPLGAGVYGIESTVRLYQRRIVKIKEELNNIKKIKEDQIRKTELKTTAIVGYTNAGKTTLFNALTGLKQKTDSSMFTTTLPKRYGISVNGDKLLLVDTVGFIRGIPPQIIEAFYVTLSEAKYADSLLLVVDSSVEDTLFIDMILSSFKILRDIGISGKPMIIVLNKADLVNNSYINQKIDITWKIAKDLYTPIYDIIPISALKGYNINTVRDRLLELVLK